The Pseudodesulfovibrio sp. zrk46 genome contains a region encoding:
- a CDS encoding PEP/pyruvate-binding domain-containing protein, giving the protein MHIAQLFKHWTYQVFAPGTLLRRKYEAFKSLLRHDAIALELIADLEELFYGETLADRQRANYLAGKLSESVGTMAGQLVEMNPTGYMELPEYFRKIEFYVRMALELEQPEVGPPYILTLEDAASFPHLAGGKACNLGRAAKVEGVPVPKGFVVTANAYNYFIDYNDLNGKIEDRLRQMVVGDRDLLARLTAEMQELILDAEVPEEIARGIRFAVSEIISGDDLIAVRSSALAEDGDISFAGQYASELNVQPNDVLEAYKRVLAGKFCPRAVSYRISNGLTDSETAMAILVIPMVDADNAGVVYTQDPDCRGGNSIGVYGVHGLGEALVDGSISPDKATISRVEPFELDPDCTPDVGGLPSEDTLKELARHSLALEEAFGCPQDIEWAEDVTGELYIIQARPLQSEREEAAVEHDPISAIPFAEGMERAARGVGCGEVYYAPSGEEIARIPEGAIVVTPTLKPALLTFVNKMSGVIATTGSRASHFASVAREVGCPVLVGDIKMPEQGEVVTVDGFTGNIYEGCVEAILTRARAGKTVPEKVIKQYANVVPLTVKLNLTDPDAEEFTPAGCRSMHDVVRFCHEKAVGEMFSLVDKRGRGMGASKRLKTDLPLVMYLLDLGEGLFGNGSKSKLVTPEDIKSRPMWALWYGLSDPRVKWPNKMTHMDWEEFDKISAGVFSFDSKLLASYGLISSDYLHLMIRFGYHFSVVDSVCGSDVGANYINFRFKGGGAGFDQRLLRLEFIRLVLARYGFETTTRGDMIDAKCAKMSENETRRLLMRLGYLMAVTRLMDMRMENEEQVQAEVERFIEDAESRDVRI; this is encoded by the coding sequence ATGCATATTGCACAGCTCTTCAAGCACTGGACATATCAGGTCTTTGCACCCGGCACTCTGCTTCGCCGCAAATATGAGGCGTTCAAGTCTTTACTCCGGCACGACGCTATTGCGCTGGAACTCATCGCCGATCTTGAAGAGCTTTTTTATGGAGAAACACTGGCCGACCGTCAGCGGGCAAATTATCTGGCGGGCAAGCTGTCCGAGTCCGTGGGGACCATGGCTGGGCAGCTGGTGGAGATGAACCCCACCGGCTACATGGAGCTGCCCGAGTATTTTCGCAAGATCGAGTTCTACGTCCGCATGGCCTTGGAACTGGAACAGCCCGAGGTCGGTCCGCCGTATATCCTTACCCTTGAAGACGCTGCCTCTTTCCCTCATTTGGCCGGAGGCAAGGCCTGCAATCTGGGCCGGGCTGCCAAGGTAGAGGGCGTACCTGTTCCCAAGGGATTCGTGGTCACAGCCAATGCCTACAACTATTTCATCGATTACAATGACCTGAATGGCAAAATCGAGGATAGGCTTCGCCAGATGGTGGTGGGCGACCGCGACCTGTTGGCCCGACTCACCGCTGAGATGCAGGAGCTGATCCTTGACGCCGAAGTCCCGGAAGAGATTGCGCGTGGAATCCGTTTCGCGGTGTCCGAGATCATCTCCGGTGACGACCTCATTGCGGTCCGGTCCAGTGCATTGGCCGAGGACGGCGATATCTCCTTCGCCGGACAGTATGCCAGCGAACTCAATGTTCAGCCCAATGACGTGCTGGAAGCGTACAAGCGGGTATTGGCGGGCAAGTTCTGTCCACGCGCTGTTTCCTATCGTATTTCCAATGGGTTGACCGACTCGGAAACCGCCATGGCCATTTTGGTCATTCCCATGGTGGACGCTGATAATGCAGGCGTGGTCTATACGCAGGATCCGGATTGCCGGGGCGGCAACTCCATTGGCGTGTACGGTGTTCATGGTCTTGGTGAAGCCCTTGTTGACGGCAGCATTTCACCTGACAAGGCGACTATTTCCCGGGTGGAACCATTCGAATTGGATCCGGACTGCACCCCTGACGTGGGTGGATTGCCCAGTGAGGACACACTGAAGGAGTTGGCTCGTCATTCCTTGGCGCTGGAAGAAGCATTTGGCTGTCCGCAGGATATCGAGTGGGCCGAGGATGTGACCGGTGAACTGTATATTATTCAGGCGCGTCCACTTCAGAGTGAGCGCGAGGAAGCCGCTGTTGAGCACGATCCCATCTCTGCCATCCCCTTTGCCGAGGGAATGGAACGCGCTGCTCGCGGCGTGGGATGTGGCGAGGTTTATTACGCGCCTTCCGGTGAGGAAATCGCGCGTATTCCGGAAGGAGCCATTGTTGTCACGCCGACCCTCAAGCCTGCGCTACTGACCTTCGTGAACAAAATGAGCGGTGTTATCGCGACGACGGGCAGTCGTGCCAGCCATTTCGCTTCAGTTGCACGCGAGGTCGGATGCCCTGTGCTGGTTGGCGATATCAAGATGCCCGAGCAGGGCGAAGTCGTGACCGTGGATGGCTTTACCGGGAATATTTATGAAGGGTGCGTAGAGGCTATCCTGACCCGTGCTCGTGCAGGCAAGACTGTTCCGGAAAAGGTCATCAAGCAATACGCCAATGTGGTGCCGCTAACGGTCAAGCTCAATCTGACCGACCCGGATGCGGAGGAATTCACTCCGGCCGGATGCCGTTCCATGCATGATGTCGTTCGCTTCTGCCATGAAAAGGCCGTGGGTGAGATGTTCTCGCTGGTGGACAAGCGAGGCAGGGGCATGGGGGCTTCCAAACGCCTCAAGACCGATCTGCCGCTGGTCATGTACCTTCTTGATCTGGGCGAAGGCCTTTTTGGCAACGGCTCCAAAAGTAAGCTGGTTACGCCAGAGGATATCAAGAGCCGTCCCATGTGGGCGCTGTGGTACGGGCTGTCCGATCCGCGTGTAAAGTGGCCCAATAAGATGACCCACATGGACTGGGAAGAGTTCGACAAGATTTCGGCTGGCGTGTTCAGCTTTGATTCCAAACTGCTTGCCAGTTATGGGCTCATCTCATCCGATTATCTCCACCTCATGATCCGTTTCGGCTACCACTTCTCGGTGGTGGATTCGGTGTGCGGATCGGATGTAGGGGCTAACTACATCAATTTCCGTTTCAAGGGCGGTGGGGCCGGTTTCGATCAAAGATTGCTGCGGCTGGAGTTCATCCGTCTCGTGCTGGCGCGCTATGGTTTCGAGACCACTACGCGTGGTGACATGATCGACGCCAAGTGCGCAAAGATGTCGGAGAACGAAACTCGCCGTTTGCTCATGCGACTGGGGTATCTTATGGCCGTCACTCGCCTCATGGATATGCGCATGGAGAACGAGGAGCAGGTGCAGGCCGAGGTAGAACGATTCATCGAGGATGCGGAGAGCCGCGATGTTCGGATTTAG
- a CDS encoding response regulator yields the protein MANIIVVDDISDAGMLVKRILERKGHTVNAFTEEEDALTFVAENPVELAILDIKLKKMTGVEVLEELKKLKPEIKAIMLTGYPTLETARDALRLGAQEYCVKPINKDELETKVAEVIGG from the coding sequence ATGGCCAATATTATCGTAGTAGACGACATTTCCGATGCTGGCATGCTGGTTAAACGCATCCTGGAGCGCAAGGGACACACCGTCAACGCGTTCACCGAAGAAGAGGACGCTCTGACATTTGTGGCTGAGAATCCGGTGGAACTCGCCATTCTTGATATCAAGCTCAAGAAGATGACCGGGGTGGAGGTGCTTGAAGAACTCAAGAAACTCAAGCCCGAGATCAAGGCGATTATGCTGACCGGGTATCCCACGCTGGAGACCGCGCGCGACGCACTGCGTCTTGGTGCGCAGGAGTATTGCGTCAAGCCCATCAACAAGGATGAGTTGGAGACCAAGGTCGCGGAAGTGATCGGAGGCTAG
- a CDS encoding ATP-binding protein encodes MRVFSRMKFRTKLILGMSSVLIVMASLLLPLVGTMTSNTLVEESKKRGSALTESLASRAVDPVLARDFLRLKNMVDEQIAVGDVIYVFVQDKHGHVLAHTFHKGFPVDLIKANTVQDDAKLHIQLLGDGLERIYDFASPIMVVGDRLGTVRVGLSKTRIDASVNRQLTTMAGLFAGALLLSTVLGTFFARRVTQRLSHLREHAEAMLMGNLDTHSGPRDVVHCWEVQNCGITTCPAFGERRRRCWYIAGTMCPECPDEAGDSHDSCRECVVYQKGAGDELQDLAETFDVMALTLKTHIEELRSAEQTLRDQQRLMRTILDVTPDRVSLVDTRVRYQGANLSFADYVGKELSDIEGKTDFDLFEEQEAEERHMAARDILQSGERLDTQVVVRTDEGERWFHVVCIPVYDDNGAISGLLRTDRDITDIKGYEKQLLQAQKMESLGLMAGGVAHEINTPLGIILGYAQLLQEDVEQGSQIHQDLAIIEKQTKVCKKIVADLLGFSRQSHSTKREMCFNNSVMEAVSLVRHTFSMDHVEIILQLDDRFPIIYGDPEKLKQVWINLLNNARDAMVGNNSHGGVVTVRTLLDTPSGVVTLWVADSGEGIEQDQLKNIFDPFYSTKPVGVGTGLGLSVSFGIIEDHDGHIYATSPVPADFNFPQSEDIEYGPGTIFEVVVPLDHSEDELPAPAEDIKADSADIP; translated from the coding sequence GTGCGCGTTTTCAGCAGAATGAAATTTCGCACCAAGCTCATTTTGGGCATGTCGTCTGTGCTTATTGTCATGGCGTCATTGCTGCTGCCTCTGGTCGGTACCATGACCTCAAACACATTGGTGGAAGAGAGCAAGAAGCGTGGCTCTGCGCTGACAGAGAGTTTGGCATCGCGAGCTGTTGATCCCGTGCTGGCGAGGGACTTTCTGCGTCTCAAGAATATGGTTGATGAGCAGATTGCCGTGGGTGACGTCATCTACGTGTTCGTGCAGGACAAGCATGGACATGTGTTGGCGCATACATTTCACAAGGGCTTTCCCGTAGACCTTATCAAGGCCAATACGGTTCAGGACGACGCCAAGCTCCATATTCAGCTGCTGGGTGACGGGCTGGAACGTATTTACGATTTTGCCTCGCCCATCATGGTTGTCGGCGACCGTCTGGGCACGGTCCGCGTCGGGTTGTCCAAGACCCGTATCGATGCCTCCGTGAACAGGCAGTTGACCACCATGGCCGGGTTGTTTGCCGGAGCGTTACTTCTCTCCACAGTGCTCGGAACCTTTTTCGCCCGTCGCGTAACCCAGCGACTGAGCCATTTGCGCGAACACGCCGAGGCCATGCTCATGGGCAACCTCGACACCCACTCAGGCCCGCGGGATGTGGTCCATTGCTGGGAAGTGCAGAACTGCGGCATCACGACCTGCCCGGCGTTTGGCGAGCGCCGTCGTCGGTGCTGGTACATCGCCGGAACCATGTGTCCCGAGTGTCCCGATGAAGCGGGTGACTCCCATGACTCCTGCCGCGAATGTGTCGTGTATCAGAAAGGCGCTGGTGACGAGTTGCAGGATCTGGCCGAGACCTTTGACGTCATGGCCCTGACTCTGAAGACGCACATTGAGGAGCTTCGCAGCGCCGAACAGACCCTTCGTGATCAGCAGCGGCTCATGCGTACCATTCTGGATGTGACGCCTGACCGCGTTTCTCTGGTGGATACCCGGGTGCGCTATCAGGGCGCGAACCTCAGCTTTGCCGATTACGTAGGCAAAGAGCTGTCCGATATTGAAGGCAAGACCGACTTTGATCTGTTCGAGGAGCAGGAAGCCGAAGAGCGCCACATGGCGGCCCGTGACATCCTGCAATCCGGCGAACGTCTGGATACACAGGTGGTGGTGAGGACCGATGAAGGGGAACGTTGGTTCCACGTGGTCTGTATCCCGGTCTATGACGACAACGGAGCCATTTCTGGTCTGTTGCGAACCGACCGCGACATCACCGATATCAAAGGCTACGAGAAGCAGTTGCTGCAGGCCCAGAAGATGGAGTCCCTCGGCCTCATGGCTGGTGGCGTTGCCCACGAAATCAACACGCCGCTTGGTATCATTCTGGGCTACGCTCAGCTGTTGCAGGAAGACGTGGAACAGGGCAGCCAGATTCATCAGGACCTCGCCATCATCGAGAAGCAGACCAAGGTGTGCAAGAAGATCGTGGCCGACTTGCTCGGTTTCTCACGCCAGTCTCATTCCACCAAGCGGGAGATGTGCTTCAATAACTCGGTGATGGAGGCCGTGAGCCTTGTCCGCCACACCTTCTCGATGGATCATGTGGAAATCATTCTCCAGCTGGATGACCGTTTCCCCATCATCTATGGCGACCCGGAGAAGCTCAAGCAAGTGTGGATCAACCTGCTCAACAACGCCCGCGACGCCATGGTCGGCAATAATTCTCATGGTGGCGTTGTGACCGTTCGTACGTTGCTGGATACGCCCAGTGGCGTAGTTACCCTCTGGGTGGCTGACTCGGGTGAAGGTATTGAGCAGGATCAACTCAAAAATATTTTCGATCCGTTCTACTCCACCAAACCGGTGGGAGTGGGAACCGGGCTCGGCTTGTCGGTTTCCTTCGGTATTATCGAGGACCACGACGGCCACATTTATGCCACCAGTCCGGTGCCGGCGGATTTCAATTTTCCTCAATCAGAGGATATCGAATATGGCCCGGGGACAATCTTCGAAGTAGTGGTGCCTTTGGACCACAGTGAAGATGAACTCCCGGCGCCCGCAGAAGACATCAAGGCTGATAGTGCCGACATTCCCTAA
- a CDS encoding phosphate/phosphite/phosphonate ABC transporter substrate-binding protein has translation MITSKKRARSSRKGLSLIILLAIVSLGLLTAFSLVGCGENEGEDLVRVDMSKREKITAPLRKDAITYAYLPQYSHTISFQRHRALLQYLREATGLPLRQIFPDTFDEHIAMVERGEIDISFSNPFVYVKLAEAGATAFARTVEPSGKPYFQGQIICRSDNPTIKNIYDCRGKRWIAVDPGSAGGYLFPLGLFYDSGIKLNDFAEVDFAPGPGGKQEKVVLAIHAGAYDIGTIRKGALDVVAGKIDLGDIRVLAETRPYPGWVYAARKGLDPEVVHAVSDAMFALNKDTPKHREILLSAGMRGIIPAQDVDYDPVRELADKLGLN, from the coding sequence ATGATTACATCAAAAAAACGTGCACGCAGCTCCAGAAAAGGGCTTTCCCTCATCATTCTCCTTGCCATTGTGTCCTTGGGATTGCTGACGGCCTTTTCGCTTGTCGGTTGCGGTGAGAATGAAGGCGAGGACTTGGTTCGGGTTGATATGAGCAAGCGGGAGAAAATCACTGCACCGCTCCGAAAAGACGCCATTACCTACGCCTACCTGCCGCAGTATTCGCATACTATTTCCTTCCAGCGTCATCGCGCTTTGCTGCAATACCTGCGTGAGGCTACCGGCCTGCCGTTGCGCCAGATTTTTCCGGATACCTTTGACGAACATATCGCCATGGTGGAACGTGGAGAAATCGACATCTCTTTTTCCAACCCCTTTGTGTACGTAAAGCTGGCCGAGGCCGGCGCCACGGCATTTGCCCGTACGGTTGAGCCGTCGGGAAAACCCTATTTTCAAGGGCAGATCATCTGTCGCAGTGATAACCCGACCATCAAGAACATTTACGATTGCCGGGGCAAGCGTTGGATCGCGGTCGATCCTGGCTCCGCTGGCGGCTATCTGTTCCCCCTTGGTCTCTTCTATGACAGCGGCATCAAGCTGAATGATTTTGCCGAGGTGGACTTTGCTCCCGGCCCGGGTGGCAAGCAGGAAAAGGTCGTGCTTGCGATTCACGCGGGGGCCTATGATATCGGTACAATCCGAAAGGGCGCACTGGACGTTGTGGCAGGCAAGATTGATCTCGGTGACATTCGCGTACTGGCCGAAACTCGTCCTTATCCCGGCTGGGTGTATGCTGCCCGCAAAGGGCTGGACCCGGAAGTTGTTCATGCCGTTTCCGATGCCATGTTTGCTTTGAACAAGGATACGCCCAAGCACAGAGAAATCCTGTTATCCGCAGGTATGCGCGGTATTATTCCGGCTCAGGATGTCGATTACGATCCGGTCCGCGAGCTGGCTGACAAGCTGGGATTGAACTAG
- a CDS encoding PH domain-containing protein has translation MGKTYKVPMKKAVLAIFLIFVAAVTAAVVWCFRSGFMWSAICLIAVAGPLSVFYWYMIYITPKRAAITVAEEGILLAAPPFASAVIPWASVVKTFPANLNTDEAFKVVKSKKLMHFAGYRSGQIIVKDNREAIVVAKQPEVLCIQTEDRFYLLGPADLEGFTAEVAEVFGK, from the coding sequence ATGGGAAAAACATATAAAGTACCGATGAAAAAGGCCGTTTTGGCCATATTCCTCATTTTCGTGGCCGCGGTTACCGCTGCCGTTGTCTGGTGTTTCCGTTCCGGGTTCATGTGGTCGGCCATCTGCCTCATCGCCGTAGCCGGGCCGTTGTCAGTATTCTACTGGTACATGATCTACATCACGCCCAAACGGGCCGCCATCACTGTGGCCGAAGAAGGCATCCTTCTGGCTGCACCACCCTTTGCCAGTGCGGTTATTCCATGGGCTTCCGTAGTCAAGACCTTCCCGGCCAACCTGAACACTGATGAGGCTTTCAAGGTCGTCAAATCCAAGAAGCTCATGCACTTTGCAGGCTACCGCTCCGGTCAAATTATCGTGAAAGACAACCGCGAAGCCATAGTCGTCGCCAAGCAGCCCGAAGTGCTCTGCATCCAAACTGAAGACCGCTTCTACCTGCTCGGCCCCGCCGATCTCGAAGGGTTCACCGCCGAAGTGGCCGAGGTATTTGGCAAGTAG